GCTCCTTCTCTTTTCATCTGTGTGTCCTCCAGATGGCAGTAttgagcagaaaaagaaaacgcTGGGAAATAATGAGTCTAATGTACAGTAAAATTGGAAATTGAATTATAGCTCAAGAAAAAGGACAGTAGCCTTGAGGTCCCGATCAACCTGGACTCTGATCACTTTTGTTTGCTGTACCCATGTGTTAAGTTACTAGCAAGTTAATAACAACACGTGAGCAGTTCAAGGCTCAGTAGAATTGCTTCAGACATGAAATAAAGCTAAAATGAATTTGTGTCCAATATCATTGGCATTAGTGCTCATTACTGTTGTGGTGTAATGCCTCAAACCatctaaaatcaattttaaagattacccattattttataaagaaaataaaacacatttccaACAGAAACAAAGCCACGAGTACAATCCCATGAACAGTTCCTTGTACTTATGGCAGGCAGGAAACCGCTGACAGAGGCCACAGGAAACACTCTGCTCAGACTTCACAGACTTCACGATCCAAGTTCGTATTAATGGATTGTTGCTCTATAACTCTTCTCTTAATCTGaagtatttaaaaacaagaatggtgaatatttgtaaatgtagaaaataaatctcaaagAGTAGTAAGAGGGATTTACTACTTAGCTACTTGTACTTGGTAAATTAATCATTATCATGTGACATGGTCATCTTTTGGGAGGACCCAGGGCGGAGGACacagagggaaaaagaaggaTTTAGCTGCTTTGCTTGaggttttgccttttaaaaagcacaaaggttttacttttccttctaatAGACCAGTAAAGAATATTTTCTCAAACTGTAAACCTGCTGAAGCAAAGGGGACAGCTAGATTTTGGTTTTAATACTGTGCATTTTTAGGCATTTTTGCCTTTGTtaagaaataattgttttattttgtagaaaaggATTTGGTATTATAATGACCTTGGATTTTCACTAAATTGATATTAATGGCCAAAAGAGATTTACTTTCCTTATTACTTGTTTAAACAAGCAGAATATAAGGTAAGGTTCATTTGGTCTGAAATACATGATCTATTTTTCACAGATCGTTATATCGGAAAAATCTTATGTTGGACAAAATTCTACTTGGGTTTTAGTGTGTTAGTTTTGTCCCCTGTATCTGGTCTTAGTGTCTCCTCTTACATAATTATTGAACTATCAGTAGAGACTAAATGATCATATGTCAACATCTTTGCTAAAAGATAAaccagtttttatttaaatataaaggtATACTTTGATTTGATTTCATATTCTAAGATGTGCATTTCAGAGAAAACACATTCACTAATATGAATTTGAGCATCTGTAGATTTTGCTACAGGATAGTTTTTAATCTTCCATGTAGTTCTGATGCCCTGGTTGAAATCTGTTCTGTCTTTGTAAACTTTGATCTTAAATGTGGGAAGAGCAGTATGTATTCATCAcaaaattatcatattttaattatatatatggtAAAGTTGGCTGGGATCAATTTTATTTGGTTGCTCATTTTGACAACACAGAGATTCAGTGCTCCTAAAGATTTTGGAGAAATTTACAGTTAACCTTAAGTATTAAAAAAAGCCATCTCTCTCATGAGCTGTCGTAAACATGCCCTTAAGTATATAActgtaaagttttaaaatgtaaaatatgctgagaattgtattttcttcatataatttttaatagtagTTGAAAGTTTTGATGTTTCATGACAGCCTATCCCATAAAGATCACTGAATTGACATGCTGTTGgcagtaaattttttaaagtagaataacTTTCTATGACTATATAAGCAAAATATTTCCATAATTAATCCACATGGTAATAAGAGATGGGTAAATTGAAGAAATGTCCTTGAAGTTATTCTTTTAACAGATGTTCTTAACTATTAGCTTCATGTTTTTACCCACCTAAATTTCcaaataattgaataaaagtTAACATATGCTTTCCTCCCCTTAATGGGCAGAGCCCATAATTGATACAAAGTTTACCACAGTAGAGAAATTACCTTCAGTGGTacttttctaatgtttttctttcttctaccctATCACTGACCATCCTGTTCaccaattatttttccttttttttttaatatagagtcCTACAGAATGCACTTTTGCTTTCAGATAGCAGCCTTCACCTCTTCTTACAGAGCCATCTGAATTCAGAAGACATTGAGGCGTGTGTTTCTGGGCAGACTAAGTACTCTGTGGAAGAAGCAATTCACAAGTTTGCCTTAATGAATAGACGTTTCcctgaagaagatgaagaaggaaaaaaagaaaatgatatagatTATGATTCAGAAAGGTATTTCCTTGCATTTTGAtttaatgtatatgtatttatataatacatagtatGCACATATGCacgtgtatagatatata
The sequence above is a segment of the Homo sapiens chromosome 7, GRCh38.p14 Primary Assembly genome. Coding sequences within it:
- the SNX10 gene encoding sorting nexin-10 isoform 3 (isoform 3 is encoded by transcript variant 4), whose product is MNNRQHVDQRRQGLEDFLRKVLQNALLLSDSSLHLFLQSHLNSEDIEACVSGQTKYSVEEAIHKFALMNRRFPEEDEEGKKENDIDYDSESSSSGLGHSSDDSSSHGCKVNTAPQES